In one Pseudarthrobacter oxydans genomic region, the following are encoded:
- the serB gene encoding phosphoserine phosphatase SerB — MTSNVTAVSYGLNVTTTGLEQLRSIFTAHGAAILSEASLGDERYQVHVADLALPDATAAGLAALRHALAGASIGGLDTALVPAGLRSAERKLLIMDVDSTLIQQEVIELLAAYAGKREEVAAVTEAAMRGELDFAQSLHARVAVLAGLPADVVHSVRQEVKLSLGAGELVSAFKAAGHVVAVVSGGFNQILEPIADELGLDYWQANELEIVDGALTGKVLGAVVDRAAKEKYLREWAAAEGIALEHTVAVGDGANDLDMLGAAGIGIAFNAKPAVRAVADAAVNMPYLDAVRYVAGV, encoded by the coding sequence ATGACTTCGAACGTGACTGCGGTCAGCTACGGCCTGAATGTAACCACAACCGGGCTGGAGCAGCTCCGTTCCATTTTCACCGCGCACGGCGCCGCCATTCTGTCAGAGGCAAGCCTTGGCGACGAGCGGTACCAGGTCCACGTCGCGGACCTGGCGCTCCCGGATGCGACGGCCGCCGGACTTGCCGCCCTTCGCCATGCCCTGGCCGGGGCCTCCATCGGCGGGTTGGACACCGCCCTGGTCCCTGCCGGCCTGCGGTCAGCCGAACGCAAACTCCTGATCATGGACGTGGACTCCACCCTGATCCAGCAGGAGGTCATCGAACTCCTGGCCGCCTACGCCGGGAAACGCGAAGAAGTGGCCGCTGTCACCGAAGCCGCAATGCGCGGGGAACTGGATTTCGCCCAAAGCCTCCACGCACGGGTGGCAGTCCTCGCGGGGCTTCCGGCCGACGTCGTCCACTCCGTCCGCCAGGAAGTGAAGCTGAGCCTGGGAGCCGGGGAACTGGTTTCCGCCTTCAAGGCTGCCGGCCACGTGGTTGCAGTTGTGTCGGGCGGCTTCAACCAGATCCTGGAGCCGATCGCCGATGAGCTGGGCCTGGACTACTGGCAGGCGAACGAGCTGGAGATTGTCGACGGCGCGCTGACGGGCAAGGTGCTCGGCGCCGTGGTGGACCGGGCAGCCAAGGAAAAATACCTGCGTGAATGGGCAGCAGCGGAGGGCATCGCGCTGGAGCACACGGTGGCCGTGGGTGACGGCGCCAATGACCTGGACATGCTCGGTGCGGCCGGCATTGGCATCGCTTTCAACGCCAAACCCGCCGTGCGCGCCGTGGCTGACGCCGCCGTCAACATGCCGTACCTCGACGCCGTCCGGTACGTCGCCGGCGTCTGA
- a CDS encoding sulfite exporter TauE/SafE family protein produces the protein MDLLSSIFVTIAGLWAGTINAVVGSGTLVTFPVLIALGVAPVVASMSNAMGLVFGTAAGAFGYRRELKGRGRQLMRLLPASLLGGISGAWLLLHLPEEVFHYVAPVLIVLALLMVVFQPRLQAWVRTREANPEHAVRDKGHGILLVVLVYLAGVYGGYFVAAQGILLVGILGVFLTGTIQNANAMKNILVLGVNLVAAVSYVLFAFDRINWLVVLLIAVSSSIGGLIGAKVGRRLPPAVLRAVILVLGLVALGFMIANLLK, from the coding sequence TTGGATCTTCTCAGCAGCATCTTTGTGACCATCGCCGGCCTCTGGGCCGGCACCATCAACGCCGTCGTGGGCTCCGGCACCCTGGTGACGTTCCCCGTGCTCATCGCCCTCGGGGTCGCCCCGGTGGTTGCCTCCATGAGCAATGCCATGGGCCTTGTCTTCGGCACGGCGGCTGGAGCGTTCGGTTACCGGCGCGAACTGAAGGGCCGCGGACGGCAGCTGATGAGGCTCCTGCCGGCCTCCCTTCTCGGCGGCATCTCCGGCGCCTGGCTGCTCCTGCACCTCCCCGAAGAGGTATTCCACTACGTTGCGCCCGTCCTCATTGTCCTGGCCCTCCTGATGGTGGTCTTCCAGCCCCGCCTGCAGGCCTGGGTGCGCACCCGGGAGGCGAACCCGGAACACGCCGTACGGGACAAGGGGCACGGCATCCTCCTGGTGGTGCTGGTCTACCTCGCCGGCGTGTACGGCGGCTACTTCGTTGCGGCCCAGGGAATCCTGCTGGTGGGCATCCTGGGCGTCTTCCTGACGGGCACCATCCAGAACGCCAACGCCATGAAGAACATCCTGGTCCTGGGCGTGAACCTCGTGGCCGCGGTGTCCTACGTGCTGTTCGCGTTCGACCGGATCAACTGGCTTGTGGTGCTGCTGATTGCCGTGAGCTCCAGCATCGGCGGTCTCATCGGGGCCAAAGTGGGCCGCCGGCTCCCACCCGCGGTGCTGCGGGCCGTGATCCTTGTCCTGGGCCTGGTGGCCCTCGGATTCATGATCGCCAATCTGCTGAAATAA
- the map gene encoding type I methionyl aminopeptidase, translating to MIELLTPREVDEARVSGQFVAKTLAALRERVGPGTNLLEINDWAASMIQAAGARSCYFDYAPSFGRGPFGKVICTSVNDAVLHGLPHNYVLIDGDLLTLDFAASVNGWVTDSAISFVVGNSSAPEDRHMIETTEKALLAGIGAAQPGARIGDISHAIGSVLEAAQFQVNTQFGGHGVGSTMHQDPHIPNTGKPGRGYVLRPGLLLAIEPWVMDGTSKLVTDPDGWTLRSSNGRRTAHSEHTIAVTGSGPLVLTQLA from the coding sequence ATGATTGAGCTGCTCACGCCCCGCGAGGTTGACGAGGCCCGTGTTTCGGGCCAGTTCGTGGCGAAGACCTTGGCGGCGTTGAGGGAGAGAGTCGGGCCGGGAACGAACCTCCTGGAAATAAACGACTGGGCTGCCTCCATGATCCAGGCCGCGGGCGCGCGCTCCTGCTACTTCGACTACGCCCCCTCATTTGGGCGCGGCCCCTTTGGGAAAGTCATCTGCACGTCCGTGAACGACGCCGTCCTGCACGGGCTGCCCCATAACTACGTGCTGATCGACGGGGACCTGCTGACGCTCGATTTCGCCGCGAGTGTCAACGGTTGGGTGACGGACTCGGCAATCAGCTTCGTCGTAGGGAATTCGTCCGCGCCCGAAGACCGGCACATGATCGAAACCACCGAGAAGGCCCTCCTGGCCGGCATCGGCGCAGCGCAGCCGGGAGCCAGGATCGGAGACATCTCCCACGCGATCGGCTCGGTGCTTGAAGCGGCACAGTTCCAGGTCAATACCCAGTTCGGCGGGCACGGCGTCGGGAGCACCATGCATCAGGACCCGCACATCCCCAATACCGGTAAACCCGGCCGCGGATACGTGCTTCGCCCGGGACTGCTGTTGGCCATAGAACCTTGGGTCATGGACGGCACCAGCAAGCTCGTTACCGATCCGGACGGGTGGACGCTGCGCAGTTCCAACGGCCGCCGGACCGCGCACTCGGAGCACACCATAGCCGTCACCGGATCCGGTCCGCTGGTCCTCACTCAACTGGCATGA
- a CDS encoding RNA methyltransferase, producing MTIHYLESAADPRVSDYTQLTDVHLRKLREPAEGMYIAESSRVLRRALAAGHQPRSFFLAEKWLDDLQDVLAAHPEVPAFIGSAALLEEITGFHLHRGAMAAMHRPAPVPLPELLAGARRVAVLEDIVDHTNVGAIFRSAAALDIDAVLVSPRCGDPLYRRSVRVSMGTVFQVPWARLTSWPQDLLLLKDHGFTVAALELTKDAEDVDAVAARNPEKLALVLGTEGAGMSPETLAAVDLAVKIPMRNGVDSLNVAAASAVAFWELRPRDHAGHPVRGHHGYPL from the coding sequence GTGACAATCCACTATCTTGAATCGGCCGCGGACCCCCGGGTCTCCGACTACACGCAGCTCACTGACGTGCACCTGCGCAAGCTCCGGGAGCCGGCTGAAGGCATGTACATTGCCGAGTCTTCCCGCGTGCTGCGCCGGGCGCTGGCCGCCGGACACCAGCCGCGGTCCTTTTTCCTGGCGGAAAAGTGGCTGGACGACCTCCAGGACGTCCTGGCCGCCCACCCGGAGGTCCCCGCCTTCATTGGCAGCGCCGCCCTGCTGGAGGAGATCACCGGTTTCCACCTGCATCGCGGGGCCATGGCGGCGATGCATCGCCCGGCTCCGGTCCCGCTGCCGGAGCTGCTGGCCGGTGCACGCAGGGTGGCCGTCCTCGAGGACATCGTGGACCACACCAACGTGGGCGCCATCTTCCGGTCGGCAGCCGCCTTGGACATCGACGCCGTCCTGGTCTCACCCCGCTGCGGCGATCCGCTGTACCGGCGGAGCGTCCGGGTGAGCATGGGCACGGTCTTCCAGGTGCCGTGGGCCCGGCTGACCAGCTGGCCGCAGGACCTCCTCCTGCTCAAGGACCACGGCTTCACGGTCGCGGCGCTGGAGCTCACCAAGGACGCGGAGGACGTGGACGCGGTGGCTGCCCGGAACCCGGAAAAACTCGCCCTGGTGCTTGGCACCGAAGGTGCCGGAATGAGCCCTGAGACCCTCGCCGCCGTCGACCTCGCCGTCAAGATACCCATGCGCAACGGCGTGGATTCCCTGAATGTTGCGGCCGCATCGGCGGTGGCGTTCTGGGAGCTGCGCCCCCGGGACCACGCCGGGCACCCCGTTCGCGGGCACCATGGTTATCCGCTATGA
- a CDS encoding putative sulfate exporter family transporter, translated as MPVSRSFRNPGPDLPGRPERLLPGLASAAVALAAAFLVHWLVPALPAMTLAVALGVLAANLPAAGAWTAGRARPGLDFAGKHLMRGGIVLLGLKVSITDVLGLGWLSLVLIIGVVAASFGGTYAISRLFRLPPVTSLLVATGFSICGASAIGAMAAVRRIRHVDTVLPVALVTLCGTLAIGVLPLLVHPLRLSAPVFGAWTGASVHDVGQVVATAQTAGTAALGIAVVVKLTRVLLLAPVSAIAGAHHRIAPGPAVPGDGGNAKLPPVVPLFVLGFVAMVGLRSTGWLAPEWLEAGGALQDILLGAALFGLGSAVRMRTLLHTGGRALLAALASWFLIAVLGLAAALLIAA; from the coding sequence GTGCCCGTCAGCAGATCCTTCCGCAACCCCGGTCCGGACCTGCCCGGACGGCCGGAGAGGCTCCTCCCGGGCCTGGCTTCAGCGGCAGTTGCGCTGGCCGCCGCGTTCCTGGTCCATTGGCTGGTGCCCGCGCTGCCGGCCATGACACTGGCGGTGGCCCTGGGCGTCCTTGCCGCGAACCTGCCGGCGGCCGGAGCATGGACAGCCGGCAGGGCCCGGCCCGGACTGGACTTCGCCGGGAAACATCTTATGCGCGGCGGAATCGTCCTGCTCGGGCTGAAGGTCAGCATCACCGACGTGCTGGGACTGGGCTGGCTGTCCCTGGTCCTGATCATTGGCGTCGTGGCGGCGAGCTTCGGCGGGACATACGCCATCTCCCGGCTCTTCCGGCTCCCGCCGGTGACGTCGCTCCTGGTGGCCACCGGGTTCTCAATCTGCGGCGCTTCGGCCATCGGCGCCATGGCGGCCGTCCGCCGGATCCGGCATGTGGACACCGTCCTGCCGGTGGCCCTCGTGACGCTCTGCGGAACCCTTGCCATCGGCGTCCTTCCCCTGCTGGTTCATCCCCTCCGGCTCAGCGCGCCGGTCTTTGGCGCCTGGACGGGCGCATCGGTGCACGACGTCGGCCAGGTGGTGGCCACGGCGCAAACGGCGGGGACTGCGGCGCTGGGCATCGCCGTCGTGGTTAAGCTCACCCGGGTGCTCCTGCTGGCGCCGGTCTCAGCAATAGCCGGCGCGCACCACCGTATCGCCCCCGGGCCGGCAGTTCCCGGGGACGGCGGGAACGCCAAACTGCCGCCGGTGGTGCCGCTTTTCGTCCTGGGTTTCGTCGCCATGGTGGGGCTTCGTTCCACCGGCTGGCTGGCGCCGGAATGGCTGGAGGCAGGTGGCGCACTGCAGGACATCCTGCTCGGCGCCGCGCTGTTCGGGCTGGGGTCCGCTGTCCGGATGCGGACGCTCCTGCACACCGGCGGGCGGGCACTTCTGGCGGCCCTCGCCTCATGGTTCCTGATTGCCGTCCTGGGACTGGCGGCTGCCCTGCTGATCGCCGCATGA
- a CDS encoding type B 50S ribosomal protein L31 — MKSDIHPKYEAVVFNDLASGTKFLTKSTVSSSKTIEWEDGNTYPVIDVEISSESHPFYTGKQRIMDSAGRVERFNARFKGFGGKK, encoded by the coding sequence ATGAAGTCTGATATCCACCCGAAGTACGAAGCTGTTGTTTTCAACGACCTGGCTTCCGGCACGAAGTTCCTGACCAAGTCCACCGTTTCCTCCTCGAAGACCATCGAGTGGGAAGACGGCAACACCTACCCGGTCATCGACGTCGAAATCTCCTCTGAGTCCCACCCGTTCTACACGGGCAAGCAGCGCATCATGGACTCCGCAGGCCGCGTCGAGCGCTTCAACGCCCGCTTCAAGGGCTTCGGCGGCAAGAAGTAA
- a CDS encoding ABC transporter ATP-binding protein, with amino-acid sequence MSDVLELASVSVVRGKKTLLDKVDWEVNEGERWVILGPNGAGKTTLLQIAAARLHPSSGKAGILDEILGRTDVFELRPRIGLSSAALATQIPEQEKVLNVVVTAAYGVTGRWREGYERDDERRAFRLLNDWGMGPLLNRTFATLSEGERKRVQIARALMTDPELLLLDEPAAGLDLGGREELVHKLGELAQDEAAPAMVLVTHHLEEVPPGFTHAMLLRDGGVVAAGVITDVLTAENLSKTFGLDLDVSVNAGRYTAVARR; translated from the coding sequence ATGAGTGATGTTCTGGAATTGGCTTCCGTCAGCGTTGTCCGCGGCAAAAAGACCCTGCTGGACAAAGTCGATTGGGAGGTCAATGAAGGCGAACGCTGGGTGATCCTCGGACCCAACGGCGCCGGCAAGACGACGCTCCTGCAGATCGCTGCAGCCCGGCTCCACCCCAGCAGCGGTAAGGCCGGCATCCTTGACGAAATCCTCGGGCGCACGGACGTCTTCGAGCTCCGCCCCCGGATCGGGCTTTCCTCCGCCGCGCTGGCCACCCAGATTCCTGAACAGGAGAAGGTCCTCAACGTCGTGGTCACCGCCGCCTACGGTGTCACCGGCCGCTGGCGCGAGGGCTACGAGCGCGACGACGAGCGGCGGGCTTTCCGACTGCTCAACGACTGGGGGATGGGCCCGCTCCTCAACAGGACCTTCGCCACCCTGTCGGAGGGGGAGCGCAAGCGTGTCCAGATCGCCCGTGCCCTCATGACCGATCCCGAGCTGCTGCTGCTTGATGAACCGGCGGCCGGCCTGGACCTTGGTGGCCGCGAGGAACTCGTCCACAAGCTTGGGGAACTCGCACAGGACGAGGCCGCGCCGGCCATGGTCCTGGTGACGCACCACCTGGAGGAAGTCCCGCCGGGCTTCACGCACGCCATGCTGCTGCGTGACGGCGGCGTGGTCGCCGCGGGTGTGATCACGGATGTCCTGACAGCGGAAAACCTCAGCAAGACTTTCGGGCTGGACCTGGACGTGAGCGTCAACGCCGGCCGGTACACCGCCGTCGCCCGCCGCTAA
- a CDS encoding SDR family oxidoreductase: MGLLDNKTAIVTGSSRGIGAEVAKNLAREGAAVVVNYRQKAPRANKVVQGIEAAGGRAVAVGADLTSQEGVQALASAAMENFGSLDILVLNASGGMETGMGEDYALKLNRDAQINMLNAAVPLMQEGSRVVFVTSHQAHFINTVPTMEAYEPVARSKRAGEDALRELIPGLAEKGITLVVVSGDMIEGTVTATLLDRSTPGAIEARRAEAGKLYSVEEFAEVVASMVTADVESGHTEYAGGADYFGKGAGQATS, translated from the coding sequence ATGGGACTGCTGGATAACAAGACTGCCATCGTGACCGGATCCTCGCGCGGAATTGGCGCGGAGGTAGCCAAGAACCTTGCCCGCGAGGGCGCCGCCGTCGTGGTGAACTACCGCCAGAAGGCACCGCGCGCCAACAAGGTGGTGCAGGGCATCGAGGCCGCCGGCGGCCGCGCCGTGGCCGTGGGCGCCGACCTCACCAGCCAGGAGGGCGTGCAGGCCCTGGCCAGCGCCGCCATGGAGAACTTCGGGTCCCTGGACATCCTGGTGCTGAACGCTTCCGGCGGCATGGAAACCGGCATGGGCGAGGACTACGCGCTCAAGCTGAACCGCGACGCCCAAATCAACATGCTCAACGCCGCCGTGCCCCTGATGCAGGAAGGCTCCCGCGTGGTGTTCGTGACCAGCCACCAGGCCCACTTCATCAACACCGTGCCCACGATGGAAGCCTACGAGCCCGTTGCCCGCAGCAAGCGCGCCGGGGAGGACGCCCTGCGCGAACTCATTCCCGGCCTCGCCGAGAAAGGCATCACCCTGGTGGTTGTGTCCGGCGACATGATCGAGGGCACCGTCACCGCAACGCTCCTGGACCGCTCCACGCCTGGTGCCATCGAGGCCCGCCGCGCTGAAGCCGGAAAGCTGTACTCCGTGGAGGAGTTTGCCGAAGTGGTGGCCAGCATGGTCACCGCCGACGTCGAATCCGGCCACACCGAATACGCCGGCGGGGCAGACTACTTCGGCAAGGGCGCCGGCCAGGCCACGAGCTAG
- the pepN gene encoding aminopeptidase N: MSHENLQRDEAAERSVLISTTSYDVSLDVRQAADPDAAGYPTRSIITFTAAESGAATFLDFIGEVHSVVLNGRELRVEDVADGARIRLDSLQPHNQVAVAGTALYSRSGEGMHRFVDPADGQCYLYTQYEPADARRVFANFEQPDLKATYTFHVTAPAGWHVASNGAEVDRTVLPDDPASARWDFAATEPMSTYITTVLAGPYFKAQDRWQATLDDGTSLDVPLALYCRASMAHSFDTDKLFRLTKDGLDFFNRLYDYPYPWGKYDQAFVPEYNLGAMENPGLVTFTESYVFTSRATDSQYQGRANTLMHEMAHMWFGDLVTMQWWDDLWLKESFADYMGTLGVDQATDWDTAWVNFANKRKAWAYLQDQLPTTHPIVADIPDLEAAKQNFDGITYAKGASVLKQLVAYVGFEAFIEGSRAYFRKHAYGNTTLDDLLAALSASSGRDLAGWAQQWLQTSGISTLSLDIAADAAGDDGRLGTAAIVQEAVDPVTGREELRPHRLRVGSYNFDADGALVRTGTFETDVAGARTELPQLSGRPRPGLLLVNDEDLTYAKVRLDPASEATVLSSLDRLADPMARALCWTALWNSARDGESPASRYVEAVAAFAPAETGIGVLLNVLENAGTAVERYTPASVRSAVRSSFLAAAAGELDAARPGSDQQLAWARTLATLSRHDDAMASRLRGLLDGTAEVAGLAVDAELRWHFWHALAAHGQATVEELDAELARDTTASGRAGHATAIAARPGTDVKAAAWTAAVHGHELSNQLLSATISGFMTSPAELLEPYVEPYFECLRSVWESRSIEIAGRIVRGLYPLAQDVAEGSAPAEHPVILRTDKWLADNGDAPRALRRIVVEQRSHLLRALNAQAAVVNSPSAAPHPCPRLAGSARELHGCGPK, encoded by the coding sequence GTGTCACATGAGAATCTGCAGCGCGACGAAGCCGCTGAACGCTCAGTCCTGATCAGCACCACCAGCTACGACGTTTCGCTGGACGTCCGGCAGGCTGCGGACCCGGACGCCGCCGGCTATCCAACCCGCAGCATCATCACCTTCACCGCCGCCGAGTCCGGGGCAGCAACGTTCCTGGACTTCATCGGGGAGGTCCACAGCGTTGTCCTGAACGGCAGGGAACTCCGCGTTGAGGACGTGGCGGACGGCGCCAGGATCAGGCTGGACAGCCTGCAGCCCCACAACCAGGTGGCAGTGGCCGGGACTGCCCTGTACAGCCGCTCCGGCGAAGGCATGCACCGGTTCGTTGATCCTGCCGACGGGCAGTGCTACCTCTACACGCAGTACGAGCCCGCGGACGCACGCCGGGTCTTCGCCAACTTCGAGCAGCCCGACCTCAAAGCCACGTACACCTTCCACGTGACGGCCCCCGCCGGCTGGCACGTCGCCTCCAACGGGGCAGAGGTTGACCGGACCGTCCTTCCCGACGACCCCGCCTCGGCACGCTGGGACTTCGCGGCCACGGAACCGATGTCCACGTACATCACCACCGTGCTGGCCGGCCCCTACTTCAAGGCGCAGGACCGCTGGCAGGCAACGCTCGACGACGGGACCTCCCTGGACGTGCCGCTCGCCCTCTACTGCCGCGCCTCCATGGCGCACTCCTTCGACACGGACAAACTCTTCCGGCTCACCAAAGACGGCCTGGACTTCTTCAACCGGCTCTACGACTACCCCTACCCCTGGGGCAAGTACGACCAGGCCTTCGTGCCGGAGTACAACCTCGGCGCCATGGAGAACCCGGGCCTGGTCACGTTCACCGAAAGCTACGTCTTCACCTCGCGCGCCACCGACTCCCAGTACCAGGGGCGGGCCAACACCCTGATGCACGAGATGGCGCACATGTGGTTCGGCGACCTGGTGACCATGCAGTGGTGGGATGACCTGTGGCTCAAGGAATCCTTTGCCGACTACATGGGAACCCTGGGCGTGGACCAGGCCACTGACTGGGACACGGCCTGGGTGAACTTCGCCAACAAGCGCAAGGCGTGGGCCTACCTCCAGGACCAGCTGCCCACCACGCACCCGATCGTGGCGGACATCCCGGACCTCGAGGCCGCCAAGCAGAACTTCGACGGCATCACCTACGCCAAGGGCGCCTCGGTGCTGAAGCAGCTGGTGGCCTACGTAGGGTTCGAGGCGTTCATTGAGGGCTCCCGTGCCTACTTCCGTAAGCACGCCTACGGCAACACAACGCTTGACGACCTGCTGGCCGCGTTGAGTGCCTCCTCCGGGCGGGACTTGGCCGGCTGGGCGCAGCAGTGGCTGCAGACCTCGGGCATCTCCACGCTGTCCCTGGACATCGCAGCAGATGCAGCGGGCGACGACGGCCGGCTGGGCACAGCGGCCATCGTCCAGGAAGCGGTGGACCCGGTCACCGGACGCGAGGAGCTGCGCCCGCACCGGCTCCGCGTCGGCTCCTACAACTTCGACGCCGACGGGGCCCTGGTGCGGACCGGGACGTTCGAGACGGACGTGGCGGGCGCGCGGACCGAACTCCCCCAGCTGTCCGGCCGGCCGCGGCCCGGGCTCCTGCTCGTTAATGACGAGGACCTCACGTACGCCAAAGTCCGGCTCGATCCGGCGTCCGAAGCCACGGTCCTTTCCTCCCTGGATCGGCTCGCCGACCCCATGGCCCGGGCGCTGTGCTGGACGGCGCTCTGGAATTCAGCCCGCGACGGGGAAAGCCCGGCATCACGGTACGTCGAGGCTGTCGCAGCGTTCGCACCTGCCGAAACCGGCATCGGCGTACTGCTGAATGTCCTTGAGAACGCCGGCACCGCCGTCGAACGCTACACGCCCGCCTCCGTCCGGAGCGCCGTACGGTCCTCCTTCCTGGCTGCCGCAGCCGGCGAACTGGACGCAGCCAGGCCCGGCTCGGACCAGCAGCTGGCATGGGCGAGGACCCTGGCCACCCTCAGCCGGCATGATGACGCCATGGCGTCCCGGCTGCGCGGCCTCCTGGACGGCACCGCCGAGGTGGCCGGGCTGGCAGTGGACGCCGAACTACGCTGGCACTTCTGGCATGCCCTGGCAGCACATGGCCAGGCCACGGTGGAAGAACTGGACGCCGAACTCGCCCGGGACACCACGGCCTCCGGACGCGCCGGGCATGCCACAGCGATCGCCGCCCGTCCTGGTACGGACGTGAAGGCAGCGGCCTGGACGGCGGCGGTGCACGGGCATGAGCTCTCCAACCAGCTCCTGAGCGCCACCATCAGCGGTTTCATGACGTCCCCCGCGGAGCTGCTGGAGCCTTATGTTGAACCTTATTTCGAGTGCCTGCGCAGCGTATGGGAGAGCCGCAGCATCGAGATCGCCGGCCGGATCGTCCGGGGCCTCTATCCCCTGGCGCAGGACGTGGCGGAGGGCTCGGCACCGGCGGAGCATCCGGTCATCCTTCGCACTGACAAGTGGCTGGCGGACAACGGAGACGCTCCCCGCGCCCTGCGGCGCATCGTCGTGGAGCAGCGCAGCCACCTGCTGCGGGCGCTCAACGCACAGGCCGCCGTCGTGAATTCACCATCGGCTGCTCCCCACCCGTGCCCTCGCCTCGCAGGCTCGGCCAGGGAACTCCACGGGTGTGGGCCCAAGTAA
- a CDS encoding biotin/lipoate A/B protein ligase family protein yields MTGTPVPEHPSAARLHGEYKVPGGKLVVVDLDVIGGRLANVSVSGDFFLEPDEALLDINRGLTGLPDTTTAAELAAAVSASLPAGAALFGFSADAVAVTVRRALAKATSWADHQWNVIAPTVLPTEINVALDEVLTEEVGAGRRNPTLRFWDWQEPSVVIGSFQSVRNEVDPAGVEKHGITVVRRISGGGAMFMEAGNCITYSLYLPQTLVDGISFADSYPFLDAWVMAALENLGINAFYVPLNDIATDQGKIGGAAQKRLANGGMLHHVTMSYDIDADKMVEVLRIGKEKLSDKGTRSAKKRVDPLRRQTGLARTAIIAAMSEVFTGRYGAIPSQLTEAELGAARERVGSKFGTADWLHRVP; encoded by the coding sequence ATGACCGGCACACCTGTTCCAGAGCATCCTTCCGCCGCCCGCCTGCACGGTGAATATAAGGTACCCGGCGGCAAGCTCGTGGTGGTTGACCTGGACGTCATTGGCGGCCGGCTCGCCAATGTGAGCGTCAGCGGCGATTTCTTCCTGGAGCCGGACGAGGCACTCCTGGACATCAACCGTGGCTTGACCGGACTGCCTGACACGACGACGGCGGCCGAGCTTGCCGCCGCCGTCTCGGCTTCGCTGCCGGCCGGGGCAGCCCTGTTCGGCTTCTCCGCGGACGCCGTCGCGGTCACCGTCCGCCGTGCCCTCGCGAAGGCGACCTCGTGGGCGGACCACCAGTGGAACGTCATCGCACCCACCGTCCTGCCGACAGAAATCAATGTTGCCCTCGACGAGGTCCTCACAGAGGAAGTCGGCGCGGGCCGGCGCAACCCGACGCTCCGCTTCTGGGACTGGCAGGAGCCGTCCGTGGTCATCGGCAGCTTCCAGTCGGTCCGCAACGAGGTGGACCCGGCCGGCGTGGAGAAGCACGGCATCACGGTGGTCCGGCGCATCAGCGGCGGGGGAGCAATGTTCATGGAGGCAGGCAACTGCATCACCTACTCCCTCTACCTGCCGCAGACCCTCGTTGACGGCATTAGTTTCGCCGACTCCTATCCCTTCCTGGATGCCTGGGTCATGGCGGCACTGGAGAATCTCGGCATCAACGCCTTCTACGTACCGCTGAACGACATCGCCACGGACCAGGGAAAAATCGGCGGGGCAGCGCAGAAACGCCTCGCCAACGGCGGCATGCTGCACCACGTGACCATGAGCTACGACATCGACGCCGACAAAATGGTCGAAGTGCTGCGGATTGGCAAGGAGAAGCTCTCGGACAAGGGCACCCGCAGCGCCAAGAAGCGGGTGGACCCGCTCCGGCGCCAGACCGGCCTGGCACGCACCGCCATCATTGCCGCCATGAGCGAGGTATTCACCGGCAGGTACGGCGCAATTCCCTCACAGCTGACCGAAGCCGAACTTGGCGCGGCCCGTGAACGCGTCGGCAGCAAGTTCGGCACGGCAGACTGGCTGCACCGCGTCCCGTGA